A segment of the Nitrospinaceae bacterium genome:
CGAGCACATCGCCCTCCCGCGAAACGCCATGCCCGAACATGATGTCGAACTCGGCCGTGCGGAATGGGGGGGCCAACTTGTTTTTCACAAGGCGCACCCTTGTTCTGTTGCCCACGCTCTGATCGCCCTCTTTTATGGCGGCGATTCGCCTAATATCCATCCGAATCGATGAGTAGAATTTCAGCGCGTTCCCGCCCGAGGTCGTCTCCGGGTTGCCGAACATCACGCCAATCTTCATGCGGATCTGGTTGATGAAGATGAAACACGTGTTCGAGCGATGCACCACGCCGGTAAGTTTTCGCAAGGCCTGGCTCATCAAGCGCGCCTGGAGGCCGACATGATGATCCCCCATCTCGCCCTCAAGCTCGGCCTTGGGAACCAGGGCCGCCACCGAGTCAATTACTATTACGTCAACCGAGCCGCTGCTCGAAAGAATTTCCGAAATTTCAAGCGCCTGCTCGCCCGTGTCTGGTTGCGATACGATCAGGTTGTCGGTGTCCACGCCCAGCGCCTTGGCGTAAATCGGGTCAAGGGCATGCTCGGCGTCGATGAAGGCGGCTGTCCCACCCATCTTCTGCGCCTCGGCAACGATGTGGAGCGCGATGGTCGTTTTACCCGAGGACTCGGGGCCAAAGATTTCCATGATGCGCCCACGCGGCACCCCACCGATTCCCAGCGCGGCGTCGAGCGATATCGAGCCCGTCGGAATCGACGGGATGGCCTCAAGATCCGGCCCCTCGCCAAGGCGCATAATCGAGCCCTTGCCAAACTGGCGGTTAATCTGCGTGAAGGCAGAATCCAGTGTTTTATCTTTACGATCTTTATCTTTGTCCTGCGCGTTGGAAGACCCGTTCTTCTGACTCATTGGAAAAAACTCCTCGGTGGAGGGGATCGCATATCGTGGGGCGGGTCGCGATCCAATCTAGGTGATCTTGGCCCCGGCCTGCAACGATCAATCGCCCGGCGGCCATTTTTTATCGAGATTTCTCAAAAAATATTCCGCCCGGCGGCGAGGCGGCCACCCCCGCCCGGTGGGCAACCGTCTTTCGCCACCAGAGCGAAAACAAATAACTATAAAAAAACATATATAACAATGCCTTACAATA
Coding sequences within it:
- the recA gene encoding recombinase RecA, yielding MSQKNGSSNAQDKDKDRKDKTLDSAFTQINRQFGKGSIMRLGEGPDLEAIPSIPTGSISLDAALGIGGVPRGRIMEIFGPESSGKTTIALHIVAEAQKMGGTAAFIDAEHALDPIYAKALGVDTDNLIVSQPDTGEQALEISEILSSSGSVDVIVIDSVAALVPKAELEGEMGDHHVGLQARLMSQALRKLTGVVHRSNTCFIFINQIRMKIGVMFGNPETTSGGNALKFYSSIRMDIRRIAAIKEGDQSVGNRTRVRLVKNKLAPPFRTAEFDIMFGHGVSREGDVLDLAVEKEIVDKSGAWYSFGEDRIGQGRENVKRFLKENPDIYNDIEGRLRATFAPKEAEAEAEAEPETTNGVAEHTVPDAEDKVEAEKVTPQ